In Acidobacteriota bacterium, the genomic window TTTCGCGACTTGTTAGCGATGATGACCCACACGTCAGGTCTGACATCCGAAAACTGATGTGGAAAGACGTCGGCGTTGAGAGACATCGGTCGAACCTGCTGCGTGCGCGCTTGCGCCTCGACTCGTTCACGACGCACTCGGCGCCAGTCGCGAACCTCCTAGCCGTTGCCACGTTGACCACGGGAGCAGCGTTGCGAAGAACCGAAAGTCGCGGTTCGCACCACCGCATTGACTACCCGGCACTCGATCCCACGCAGGCCCACCGCTCGTTCGTCGAACCTGTACCGGTGCCACGTACTCCGACACGTCCGCTGGTAGCGCTGCCATGATGAACCCGGCTCCGCTTCCGCTCAACCTCGCCGACGACATCGTACGTCGATGTATTGCAGAAGACCTCGGAACTGTCGGCGACATAACCGCCCAGACGACCTTGGCTGAGGGCCTCCGCGCCAAGGCTGCTGTGGTTGCCCGTCAAGACGGGTGTATTGCCGGACTAGCTGTCGCCATGCGGGTCTTCGCACTTCTTGAGGCAGACGTGACGGTCACGCCACACGTGTCCGACGGTGCCGCGGTCACACGGGGGGCGGTGCTGGCGACTGTTGCCGGGGCAGCGCGAGACATCGTCACCGGCGAGCGATCGGCGTTAAATATCCTGAGTCACGCCAGCGGTGTTGCGACCGCGACGCGTGAGATGGTGTCTCTCATTGCCGACCTTCCGACCAAACTTGTCGACACACGTAAGACGACACCAGGTCTCCGAGCGCTTGAGAAATACGCCGTGAGGGTGGGTGGCG contains:
- the nadC gene encoding carboxylating nicotinate-nucleotide diphosphorylase, coding for MNPAPLPLNLADDIVRRCIAEDLGTVGDITAQTTLAEGLRAKAAVVARQDGCIAGLAVAMRVFALLEADVTVTPHVSDGAAVTRGAVLATVAGAARDIVTGERSALNILSHASGVATATREMVSLIADLPTKLVDTRKTTPGLRALEKYAVRVGGGHNHRFGLFDVVLIKDNHIAATGSITAAVEGARAALGHTIKIEVEIDRLDQLAEAFSVGADVVMLDNMSITDMKTAVKRTGGAVTLEASGGVTRDNIRAIAETGVDVISVGWLTHSAPALDIAFDLTLDVTD